Genomic segment of Parageobacillus genomosp. 1:
TCGCCTGCTTCCGTTAGGCGGTTTTGTCCGCATGGCTGGCGAAGACCCGGAAACGGTGGAAGTAAAACCAGGGCAAGTGGTTGGCTTGGAGCTCGACCGTAAAGGCAACGTCGATAAAATTATTATCAACCATAAGGACGACTATCCAAATGCGAGAATTATTGAAGTAGAGGATGCGGATTTAGAGCACCGCATGTATATTACCGGCTATGTGGACGGGAACGAGGATCGGTTGGAACGATTTGCCGTGAACGAGCCTGCTTTCTTTGTCGTTGATCATCAAGAAATTCAAATCGCTCCTTATCACCGCCAATTTGTGGCAAAGACATTAGGGCAGCGGGCGATGACGATTTTCGCGGGGCCGTTGATGAACTTTGTGCTCGCCTTTGCCGTGTTTTTGATCATTGGTTTGTTGCAAGGATATCCGGTTGACAAACCGATCATCGGGGAACTGACAGAAAAAGGCGCTGCGAAGGACGCCGGCCTCCGGCAGGGAGATGTCGTGCTTTCGATTGACGGCGAGCCGGTCAAAACATGGACGCAAATCGTCAATATTATCCGCGCCCATCCAGAAGAGAAACTGTTGTTTAAAATACAGCGAGATGGAAAAGTAATGGATATTGCGGTAACCCCTGAAGCCAAAACGGTGCAGGGGGAAACCATTGGTTTAATCGGCGTGTACGGACCGATGGAAAAATCAGTGTTCGGTTCATTAAAACAAGGCACGTTGGAAACGTACTACTGGACGAAAGAAATTCTTGTCGGCCTCGGACAGCTAATCACCGGTCAGTTTAAGCTTGATATGCTGTCAGGACCGGTCGGCATTGCTGTTTCGACTGGAAAGGTCGCGGAGTCGGGAATTTATTATTTAATGAAATGGGGAGCGATTTTAAGCATCAACCTTGGCATCGTCAACTTGCTACCGCTTCCTGCGCTCGATGGCGGCCGCCTGCTCTTTTTCGCCATTGAAGCGCTGCGCGGCGAGCCGATTGACCGTCAAAAAGAAGGAATGGTTCATTTTATCGGCTTTGCTCTCCTTATGTTGTTAATGCTTGTCGTTACATGGAATGATATTCAAAAATTTTTCCTATAAAATGGTCGGAAAGAAGGGCATGTTCTCCCTTCTTTCCGGAAAACAAAAGAGATAGAGAAAAAGAGGTGTGTGAAGATGAGACAAAGTCAGTCGTTTATTCCAACTTTGCGAGAAGTGCCAGCAGACGCAGAAGTAAAAAGCCATCAGCTTCTTTTGCGCGCTGGATTTATCCGGCAAAGCGCCAGCGGCGTATATACGTTTTTGCCGCTTGGGCAGCGCGTGCTGCAAAAAGTAGAAGCGATTATCCGCGAAGAAATGAACCGCGCCGGAGCAATCGAATTGCTCATGCCGGCATTGCAGCCAGCGGAATTATGGCAGCAGTCCGGGCGCTGGTATTCGTATGGTCCGGAGCTGATGCGCCTGAAGGACCGCCATGAACGCGATTTTGCGCTTGGACCGACACATGAAGAAATGATTACGGTGCTCGTGCGCGATGAAGTGAAAACATATAAGCGTCTTCCGCTGACGCTTTATCAAATTCAAGTAAAATTCCGCGATGAAAAACGCCCGCGCTTTGGGCTGTTGCGCGGCCGCGAATTTATTATGAAAGATGCCTATTCGTTCCATACATCGCAAGAAAGTTTAGATGAAACGTACAATAAAATGTATGAAGCGTATTCCAATATTTTTCGGCGCTGCGGATTGAATTTCCGCGCCGTCATTGCCGACTCGGGAGCGATCGGCGGAAAAGATACGCATGAATTTATGGTATTATCGGAAATCGGCGAAGATACGATTGCCTATTCCGACGCTTCTGATTACGCGGCAAATATCGAAATGGCGCCTGTTATTACTACATATGAAAAAAGCGATGAGCCGCTTCGCGATTTGGAAAAAGTGCATACGCCGGGACAAAAAACAATAGAAGAAGTGACTTCCTATTTACAGGTGACGCCAGAAAAGTGCATTAAGTCATTGCTCTTTAAAGTAGACGACCGCTACGTACTCGTGCTTGTCCGCGGTGACCATGAGGCGAATGACGTCAAAGTGAAAAACTTATTTGACGCCTCGGTCGTAGAATTGGCAACACCGGAAGAAACGAAACAAGTGATGAACTGTGAAATCGGCTCGCTTGGCCCAATCGGGGTGGGAGATGCGGTTACCGTTGTTGCTGATCACGCAGTAAAAGCAATCGTCAATGGCGTATGCGGGGCAAATGAGGAAGGATATCATTATGTCGGGGTGAACCCTGAACGTGATTTCACTGTCGCGCAATATGCTGATTTGCGCTTTATTCAGGAAGGGGACCCATCTCCGGATGGAAAAGGAACGATCCGCTTTGCCCGCGGAATCGAGGTCGGCCATGTCTTTAAATTAGGGACAAAATATAGTGAAGCGATGAATGCGGTTTACTTGGACGAAAATGGGCGTTCGCAAACGATGATTATGGGCTGCTATGGTATCGGCGTTTCGCGGCTCATGGCGGCGATTGCCGAACAGTTTGCCGACGAAAATGGTCTTGTCTGGCCAGCGGCGGTAGCACCGTTTGACGTTCACCTTATTTCGGTCAATGCCAAAAATGACGAGCAGCGCCAGCTTGCCGACGAATGGTACGAAAAGCTCGGACAAGCCGGCTTTGAAGTATTATATGATGACCGTCCGGAGCGCGCCGGCGTCAAATTTGCCGATAGCGATTTAATTGGTATTCCGATTCGCGTAACGGTTGGAAAACGGGCGAGTGAAGGAATCGTTGAAGTAAAAGTGCGGCAAACGGGCGAAGCGATGGAAGTATCGGTGAATGAACTCATTGATACGATCCGCCGCCTACTTAAATAACAAACGAGAGAAACGGACAAGGGCTGGGCTGGTGAAAAGTAGAAAAGATACTTTTCCGACAGCCCTTTTGTTATGATAGAGAGAGAGGCAATTTTGTTGAGAGGAGAAAGGATCGACGTCATGTTAACGAACGAGCAAAAAGAACGGTTTCAAGTATTGTTGCAGCAACTGCAATTGACGTCTGACGAATTTGTACCTTATTTCCGCGAAGCAGGTATTCTCAAACTAGTAGTGGAGAAGGAACAAAAATGCTGGCATTTTTATTTCCAGCTCCCGAAAATTTTGCCATGCCAAGTGTATGAGCTGTTTACGAAGAAATTAGTTCAGGCGTTTCATCATATCGCAAACGTAAAATATACGATTCAAACGGTAGATTCGCACTTTACGGAAACGGATGTCCACGGCTATTGGCAGCTCTGCCTAAAGGAATTGCAAGAAGGAGTTTCCCCGCTATTATCGTGGCTTTACGACCAAAATCCAACGGTAAAAGGAAATAAACTATTCGTTACCGTCCGCAATGATGCTGAAGCGCTCGCGGTAAAACGTCGCTTTGCGAAAAGAATAGCGGAAGTATATCAGTCGTTTGGTTTTCCGCTGTTGCAGCTTGAAACGGAAGTCAAGCAGCCAGAAAAAGAGATGGAGCAATTTTTAGCGCAAAAGCAGCAAGAAGATGCCGAGCGCGCTTTAGCAGCGCTCGCAGAGATGACGAAAGAGGCGAATGCTGAACGGGCGGCGGATACGCCGGCAGGTCCGCTTGTGATCGGCTATCCAATTAGAGAGGAGGAAATCCGCACGCTAGACAGCATCGTCGAAGAAGAGCGGCGCGTCGTCGTGCAAGGATATGTCTTTGACGTAGAAATGAGCGAACTAAAAAGTGGGCGGACATTATTAACGCTAAAAATTACCGATTACACAAACTCTATATTAGTGAAAATGTTTTCCCGTGATAAGGAAGATGCCGAACTGATGGCCGATGTCAAAAAAGGCATGTGGGTAAAAGTGAGGGGAAGCGTGCAAAACGATACGTTCGTCCGCGATCTTGTCATCATCGCCAATGATATAAACGAAATAAAAGCAAGAGAGCGGCAAGATACGGCGCCGGAAGGAGAAAAGCGGGTGGAGCTTCACTTGCATACGCCGATGAGCCAAATGGATGCCGTCACGTCCGTGACAAAACTGATCGAACAGGCAAAAAAATGGGGCCATCCGGCGATCGCCGTGACTGATCACGCTGTTGTCCAGTCATTTCCGGAAGCATACAGCGCCGCGAAAAAATACGATATGAAAGTGTTATACGGCGTGGAGGCAAACATTGTCGATGACGGCGTGCCGATCGCTTACAATGAGGTGCACCGCTTGCTTTCGGAGGACACGTACGTCGTTTTTGACGTGGAAACGACGGGGCTGTCGGCCGTCTATAACACGATTATCGAGCTTGCCGCTGTGAAAGTAAAAGATGGCGAAATTATCGATCGGTTTACTTCTTTCGCCAATCCGCATCATCCGCTGTCCATTACGACGATTGAGCTGACAGGCATCACCGATGAGATGCTCAAAGACGCTCCAGATGTGGAAGACGTGCTGCGCCGCTTTTATGACTGGATCGGCGAAAGCACCCTTGTCGCTCATAATGCCAGCTTCGATATCGGCTTTTTGAACGTCGGTTTTTCGAAAATCGGCCTTGGCAAAGTGACTAATCCAGTGATCGATACGCTCGAATTAGCGCGCTTTTTATATCCGGACTTGAAAAACCACCGTCTCAACACGCTTTGTAAAAAGTTTGATATTGAATTGACCCAGCACCACCGCGCCATTTACGACGCGGAAGCAACCGGATATTTGTTGATGCGGCTTTTGAAAGACGCCGAGGAGCGCGGCATTTTATACCATGACGAGTTAAACGAGCGCTCGAAAGAAGAAACATCGTATCGGCTGTCGCGGCCGTTCCATGTCACGCTTCTTGCTCAAAATGATGTCGGTTTGAAAAATTTATTTAAGCTCGTTTCATTATCGCATGTCAAATATTTCTATCGTGTTCCCCGCATTCCGCGTTCGGTGTTGCAGCAGCACCGCGAAGGCATTTTAGTCGGCTCGGGCTGCGACAAAGGCGAAGTGTTTGACAACATGATCCAAAAAGCGCCGGAAGAGGTCGAGGAAATCGCCAAATTTTACGATTTTCTTGAAGTGCATCCGCCCGAAGTGTATAAGCCTCTCATTGAAATGGATTACGTCAAAGACGAAAACATGATTAAAGAAATTATTCGCAAAATCGTCCTGCTTGGCGAAAAATTAAATATCCCGGTCGTCGCCACCGGCAATGTGCATTATTTACATCCGGAAGATAAAATTTACCGCAAAATTTTAATTCATTCCCAAGGCGGGGCCAATCCACTCAACCGTTATGAGCTGCCGGATGTCTATTTCCGCACGACCGATGAGATGCTTGAGTGTTTCGCTTTTTTAGGAGAAGAAAAGGCAAAAGAAATTGTTGTGACCAATCCGCAAAAAGTCGCTGATTTGATCGGCGAAGTGAAACCGATTAAAGATAAGCTGTATACGCCGCGCATTGAAGGGGCGGAAGAGGAAATCCGCGAAATGAGCTATCGCCGCGCCAAAGAAATTTACGGCGATCCGCTGCCGAAAATTGTCGAAGAGCGGCTGGAAAAAGAATTGAAAAGCATCATCGGGCACGGGTTTGCCGTCATTTATCTCATTTCCCATAAGCTCGTGAAAAAGTCGCTTGATGACGGCTACCTTGTCGGTTCGCGCGGGTCGGTCGGCTCCTCGTTTGTGGCGACGATGACGGAAATTACCGAAGTCAACCCGCTGCCGCCGCATTACGTCTGCCCGAACTGCAAGCACTCCGAATTTTTCAATGACGGCTCAGTCGGCTCCGGATTTGACTTGCCGGATAAAAACTGTCCGCAATGCGGGACGAAGTATAAGAAAGACGGGCATGATATTCCGTTTGAAACGTTCCTTGGCTTTAAAGGAGACAAAGTCCCAGATATCGATTTGAACTTCTCCGGCGAATACCAGCCGCGCGCCCATAACTATACGAAAGTACTGTTCGGGGAAGATAACGTATACCGCGCGGGAACGATCGGCACGGTCGCCGATAAAACGGCGTACGGTTTTGTTAAAGGGTATGCAGGCGATTTAAACTTGCAGCTGCGCGGGGCGGAAATCGACCGTCTTGCCGCGGGGTGCACCGGAGTAAAACGGACGACAGGGCAGCATCCAGGTGGCATTATCGTTGTTCCTGATTATATGGAAATTTATGACTTCACGCCGATTCAATATCCAGCCGATGATACAAGTTCCGAATGGCGCACGACGCATTTTGACTTCCATTCGATTCATGACAATCTTCTGAAGCTTGATATTCTCGGACACGATGATCCGACGGTCATCCGCATGCTCCAAGATTTAAGCGGCATCGATCCAAAAACGATTCCGACCGATGACCCTGAGGTAATGAAAATTTTCAGCAGCACCGAATCGCTCGGTGTCACGCCGGAACAAATTATGTGCAACGTTGGTACGATTGGTATTCCAGAGTTCGGAACGCGCTTTGTCCGGCAGATGCTTGAAGAAACGAAACCAAAAACCTTTTCCGAGCTTGTGCAAATTTCCGGTCTTTCTCACGGCACGGACGTCTGGCTCGGCAACGCGCAAGAATTAATCCAAAACGGCACGTGCACGCTTTCTGAGGTGATCGGCTGTCGCGACGATATTATGGTTTATTTGATTTACCGCGGGCTCGAGCCGTCGCTTGCCTTCAAAATCATGGAATCGGTGCGGAAAGGAAAAGGGCTGACGCCGGAGTTCGAGGAAGAAATGCGCAAGCACGATGTGCCGGAGTGGTATATTGAATCATGCAAAAAAATTAAGTATATGTTCCCGAAAGCGCACGCTGCCGCATACGTGTTAATGGCGGTCCGCATCGCTTATTTTAAAGTGCACCATCCGCTTTTATACTATGCGTCGTATTTTACCGTCCGCGCAGAAGATTTTGATTTGGACGCGATGATCAAAGGCTCTGCCGCCATTCGCAAGCGCATTGAAGAAATCAATGCGAAAGGGCTCAATGCGACGGCGAAGGAAAAAAGCTTGCTGACGGTGCTAGAGGTCGCTTTAGAAATGTGTGAACGCGGCTTCTCCTTTAAAAATATTGACCTTTACCGTTCGCAGGCGACCGAATTTGTCATTGACGGCAATTCGCTTATTCCGCCGTTTAACGCGATCCCAGGCCTTGGCACGAACGTAGCGCTCAACATCGTGCGTGCCCGCGAAGAAGGGGAGTTTTTATCGAAAGAAGATTTGCAGCAGCGCGGAAAACTTTCAAAAACGCTCATCGAATATTTAGAGAGCCGCGGTTGCCTCGATTCGCTACCAGATCATAATCAGCTTTCCTTATTTTGATTTGGCTGCTGTCACCCCCGCGGTTTCTGCCGGCGCCCAAATTCGTGGGTAAACAAGGCTTAATTCCGTTTGCCCATTGCAATATATTTTCCAATATGTTATAGTTTTAGTGGAATTGGTAAAGATAATGGGTAAGCAAAGAGTGGGGAAACCCACTCTTTCGTCTTGAATTGGATGCCGGTTATTTTTCATTCCCCGCAAACGTGCAGGGGATTTTCTCGTTATAACGAAGCGATGCAGTTTCTCTACGTTAGGAGGAAAAGAATGAGCAAAAAAGTGACAGAGATCGTCGAAGAGCTAGTCACGCCAATTCTTGCCGACATGAATTTAGAACTAGTGGATATCGAATATGTAAAAGAAGGGAAAAATTGGTTTTTGCGTGTCTTCATTGACTCCGATGGTGGTGTCGACATCGAACAATGCGGCATCGTAAGCGAAAAACTGAGCGAAAAATTAGATGAAGTCGACCCGATTCCGCATAACTATTTCCTTGAAGTTTCTTCGCCTGGAGCGGAACGGCCGTTAAAAAACGCAAAAGATTTTACGAGAGCGATTGGGAAAAATGTGTATATAAAAACATATGAGCCAATTGAAGGAGAAAAAGAGTTTGAAGGTGAACTAACTGGTTTTGACGGAACGACCGTATCGATTACGGTAAAAGACAGAGCTCGCAAAAAAACGGTCGATATTCCGTATGAAAAAGTGGCGAGCGCCAGACTTGCTGTTATCTTTTTTTAATGGTAAAAGGGGGATTTTCGTTTCATGAATACGCAATTACTCGATGCCTTAGCGGATATTATCCGTGAAAAAGGCATTAGCAAAGAAGTCGTCATGGAAGCGATTGAAGCGGCGATTATTTCCGCCTACAAGCGCAATTTCGGACAGGCGCAAAACGTGCGGGTCGATTTAAATATGGAGACCGGTACGATCCGTGTCTTCGCCCGTAAAGATGTAGTCGAAGAAGTCAATGATCCGCGTCTGGAAATTTCTTTAGAGGAGGCGCAGCGGATCAACCCGAATTATCAAGTCGGCGATGTGGTGGAGTTAGAAGTGACGCCGAAAGATTTTGGGCGCATTGCAGCGCAGACGGCGAAACAAGTCGTCACCCAGCGCGTGCGTGAAGCAGAACGAAACGTTATTTACGCCGAATTTCTCGACCGCGAAGAAGATATTATGACCGGGATTGTCCAGCGCGTCGATCCACGTTTTGTTTACGTCAGTCTCGGGAAAACGGAAGCATTGCTGCCGGCGAGCGAACAAATGCCGAATGAAACATACAAGCCGCACGATCGCATCAAAGTGTATATTACAAAAGTAGAGAAAACGACAAAAGGGCCGCAAATTTTTGTATCGCGCACGCATCCGGGATTGCTGAAACGTCTTTTTGAACTGGAGGTCCCAGAAATTTACGACGGAACGGTGGAAATTAAATCGATTGCCCGCGAAGCGGGGGACCGCTCGAAAATTTCTGTTCATTCCGACAACCCGGAAGTAGATCCGGTCGGGGCATGTGTCGGCCCGAAAGGACAACGAGTGCAAGCAATTGTCGAAGAGCTGCATGGAGAAAAAATCGATATCGTCCGCTGGTCGGCTGATCCAGTCGAATTTGTCGCCAACGCATTGAGCCCAGCGAAAGTGCTGCGCGTTATCGTCAACGAAGCGCAAAAAGCGACGACGGTGATCGTACCGGATTATCAGCTGTCATTAGCGATTGGCAAACGCGGGCAAAACGCCCGACTGGCGGCGAAGCTGACGAACTGGAAAATCGATATTAAAAGCGAATCAGAAGCGCGCGAGATGGGAATTGATCCATATGCCCAATCCACATTGCTTGATTCGGAAGCGATGCCGGTTGATAATGAAAATGACAGCAACCAATCATTCGATTTACAAGAGGAAATCGAGTGAGGAGGGGATCCGGTGTGGCGAGCCAAAAGAAAATTCCGTTGCGCAAATGCGTCGTGACCGGGGAGATGAAACCGAAAAAAGAAATGGTGCGCATCGTCCGTTCGAAAGACGGGGAAGTTTCCATCGATCCGACCGGGAAAAAGGCAGGGCGCGGTGCGTACATTACGCTAGATAAAGAGTGCATTTTATTGGCGAAAAAGAAAAATATTTTAGCCCATCATTTAAAAGCGGACATTGCCGATACGCTTTATGATGAGCTACTTCAGCTAGCAGAAAAGGAGACAAAAGCCGGAAATGGGCAATGAACGCTGGGCATCGTTATTAGGATTAGCGAATCGAGCAGGAAAAGTCATTTCAGGCGAGGAGCTAACGGTCAAGGAAATTCGCAGCGGCAAGGCGAAACTCGTCCTCTTGGCGGAAGATGCATCGGAAAATACGGCAAAAAAAATTACCGATAAATGCTCATCCTATGGCGTTCCGCTTCGGAAAGTTTCAGACCGTTATACGCTCGGGCATGCGATCGGCAAAGACGCCCGCGTCGTTGTCGCCGTTATGGACGAAGGGTTTGCAAACAAACTACGGACAATGCTCGATCGATCTTTATGGGGGTGAATCTATGTCTAAAATGCGTGTATATGAGTACGCGAAAAAAAATAATGTACCGAGCAAAGATGTGATTCATAAATTAAAAGAAATGAATATTGAAGTAACGAATCATATGTCAACATTAGAGCCGGAAGTGGTGGAGAAACTGGACCATACGTACAATAAAAAAAATGAACAGCCGCAAGCTTCTGCATCGAAGGAAAAACGTCCGGTTCCGCTAAAAACGAAAAGTTATGTCGATGATTTTGATGATGAAGAGGAAGTAGTCAAAGCAAAAGTTCCGAAGAAAAAAGCGGCAAACAAAAAGAAAGAAGGAAAAAAACACGATTTGCAGCTACAACAAGCAGAAAAGAAAATTTTCCATCAGCAGCAGAAGAAAAATAAAGGCAAAGTAAAAGCGAAAGTCCATCAGCCGCAGCCAGTGCAACAAGAACAGCCGGCGAAAAAAGAAAAAGAGCTTCCGAAAAAAATTACGTTTGAGGGGTCGTTAACCGTTGGCGAGCTGGCGAAAAAGCTTGGTCGCGAGCCATCGGAAATTATTAAAAAGCTGTTTATGCTCGGTGTGATGGCAACGATCAACCAAGATTTAGATAAAGATGCGATTGAACTTATTTGTTCCGACTACGGAGTGGAAGTAGAAGAGAAAGTAGTCATTGATGAAACGAATTTTGAATCGATTGAAATTGTTGACGATCCTGAAGATTTAGTGGAGCGGCCGCCGGTCGTCACGATTATGGGCCACGTCGACCACGGAAAAACGACGCTGCTTGATTCGATCCGCCATTCGAAAGTGACGGAGCAAGAAGCAGGCGGCATTACGCAGCATATCGGTGCTTATCAAGTTACGGTCAACGGCAAAAAGATTACGTTCCTTGATACGCCGGGACACGAAGCGTTTACGACGATGCGGGCAAGAGGGGCGCAAGTAACGGATATCGTCGTGCTTGTCGTCGCTGCCGATGATGGCGTGATGCCGCAAACGGTAGAAGCGATTAACCATGCGAAAGCGGCTAATGTCCCTATTATTGTGGCCATCAACAAAATGGATAAGCCGGATGCCAATCCAGACCGCGTGATGCAAGAATTAATGGAGTATAATCTCGTTCCGGAAGAATGGGGTGGCGATACGATCTTCTGTAAACTATCAGCAAAAACAGGAGAAGGTATTGACAATTTATTAGAAATGATTTTGCTTGTCAGTGAAATGGAAGAACTAAAAGCAAATCCAAATCGCCGTGCCACAGGAACGGTCATTGAGGCGAAACTCGATAAAGGCCGCGGTCCAGTGGCGACGCTGCTGATTCAAGCGGGAACGTTGCATGTCGGCGATCCGATTGTCGTCGGCTGCACATACGGTCGTGTACGTGCAATGGTCAACGATACAGGACGTCGTGTGAAAGAAGCCGGCCCTTCTACCCCTGTCGAAATCACCGGCCTCCACGAAGTGCCGCAGGCTGGAGACCGCTTCATGGTATTTGAAGATGAGAAAAAAGCGCGGCAAATCGGGGAAGCGCGTGCACAAAAACAATTGATGGAGCAACGCAGCGTAAAAACGCGCGTTAGCCTTGATGATTTGTTTGAACAAATTAAGCAAGGAGAAATGAAAGAATTAAACATCATTGTCAAAGCGGATGTGCAAGGATCAGTAGAAGCGCTTGTCAGCGCGCTGCAAAAAATCGATGTCGAAGGAGTGCGCGTCAAAATTATCCATGCTGCTGTCGGTGCGATTACCGAATCGGATATTCTTTTAGCAACGACTTCTAACGCCATTGTCATCGGCTTTAACGTCCGTCCGGACACCAATGCGAAACGCGCCGCCGAGACGGAAAAAGTCGACATTCGCCTGCATCGCATCATCTATAAAGTTATTGAAGAAATTGAAGCGGCGATGAAAGGAATGCTTGATCCAGAATACGAAGAAAAAGTCATCGGCCAAGCCGAAGTCCGGCAAACGTTTAAAGTATCGAAAGTCGGAACGATTGCCGGCTGCTATGTGACCGATGGAAAAATTACGCGCGACAGCAAAGTGCGTCTGATCCGCCAAGGCATTGTCGTTTATGAAGGAGAAATCGATTCTTTGAAGCGCTTTAAAGACGATGTCAAAGAAGTAATGCAAGGATATGAATGCGGTATAACGATTAAAAACTTCAACGATATTAAAGAAGGAGACATTATTGAAGCCTACATTATGCAGGAAGTGAAAAGATAGTGATCGGCTTTGTCGCC
This window contains:
- the rnpM gene encoding RNase P modulator RnpM; this encodes MASQKKIPLRKCVVTGEMKPKKEMVRIVRSKDGEVSIDPTGKKAGRGAYITLDKECILLAKKKNILAHHLKADIADTLYDELLQLAEKETKAGNGQ
- a CDS encoding PolC-type DNA polymerase III, with the translated sequence MLTNEQKERFQVLLQQLQLTSDEFVPYFREAGILKLVVEKEQKCWHFYFQLPKILPCQVYELFTKKLVQAFHHIANVKYTIQTVDSHFTETDVHGYWQLCLKELQEGVSPLLSWLYDQNPTVKGNKLFVTVRNDAEALAVKRRFAKRIAEVYQSFGFPLLQLETEVKQPEKEMEQFLAQKQQEDAERALAALAEMTKEANAERAADTPAGPLVIGYPIREEEIRTLDSIVEEERRVVVQGYVFDVEMSELKSGRTLLTLKITDYTNSILVKMFSRDKEDAELMADVKKGMWVKVRGSVQNDTFVRDLVIIANDINEIKARERQDTAPEGEKRVELHLHTPMSQMDAVTSVTKLIEQAKKWGHPAIAVTDHAVVQSFPEAYSAAKKYDMKVLYGVEANIVDDGVPIAYNEVHRLLSEDTYVVFDVETTGLSAVYNTIIELAAVKVKDGEIIDRFTSFANPHHPLSITTIELTGITDEMLKDAPDVEDVLRRFYDWIGESTLVAHNASFDIGFLNVGFSKIGLGKVTNPVIDTLELARFLYPDLKNHRLNTLCKKFDIELTQHHRAIYDAEATGYLLMRLLKDAEERGILYHDELNERSKEETSYRLSRPFHVTLLAQNDVGLKNLFKLVSLSHVKYFYRVPRIPRSVLQQHREGILVGSGCDKGEVFDNMIQKAPEEVEEIAKFYDFLEVHPPEVYKPLIEMDYVKDENMIKEIIRKIVLLGEKLNIPVVATGNVHYLHPEDKIYRKILIHSQGGANPLNRYELPDVYFRTTDEMLECFAFLGEEKAKEIVVTNPQKVADLIGEVKPIKDKLYTPRIEGAEEEIREMSYRRAKEIYGDPLPKIVEERLEKELKSIIGHGFAVIYLISHKLVKKSLDDGYLVGSRGSVGSSFVATMTEITEVNPLPPHYVCPNCKHSEFFNDGSVGSGFDLPDKNCPQCGTKYKKDGHDIPFETFLGFKGDKVPDIDLNFSGEYQPRAHNYTKVLFGEDNVYRAGTIGTVADKTAYGFVKGYAGDLNLQLRGAEIDRLAAGCTGVKRTTGQHPGGIIVVPDYMEIYDFTPIQYPADDTSSEWRTTHFDFHSIHDNLLKLDILGHDDPTVIRMLQDLSGIDPKTIPTDDPEVMKIFSSTESLGVTPEQIMCNVGTIGIPEFGTRFVRQMLEETKPKTFSELVQISGLSHGTDVWLGNAQELIQNGTCTLSEVIGCRDDIMVYLIYRGLEPSLAFKIMESVRKGKGLTPEFEEEMRKHDVPEWYIESCKKIKYMFPKAHAAAYVLMAVRIAYFKVHHPLLYYASYFTVRAEDFDLDAMIKGSAAIRKRIEEINAKGLNATAKEKSLLTVLEVALEMCERGFSFKNIDLYRSQATEFVIDGNSLIPPFNAIPGLGTNVALNIVRAREEGEFLSKEDLQQRGKLSKTLIEYLESRGCLDSLPDHNQLSLF
- a CDS encoding proline--tRNA ligase, which gives rise to MRQSQSFIPTLREVPADAEVKSHQLLLRAGFIRQSASGVYTFLPLGQRVLQKVEAIIREEMNRAGAIELLMPALQPAELWQQSGRWYSYGPELMRLKDRHERDFALGPTHEEMITVLVRDEVKTYKRLPLTLYQIQVKFRDEKRPRFGLLRGREFIMKDAYSFHTSQESLDETYNKMYEAYSNIFRRCGLNFRAVIADSGAIGGKDTHEFMVLSEIGEDTIAYSDASDYAANIEMAPVITTYEKSDEPLRDLEKVHTPGQKTIEEVTSYLQVTPEKCIKSLLFKVDDRYVLVLVRGDHEANDVKVKNLFDASVVELATPEETKQVMNCEIGSLGPIGVGDAVTVVADHAVKAIVNGVCGANEEGYHYVGVNPERDFTVAQYADLRFIQEGDPSPDGKGTIRFARGIEVGHVFKLGTKYSEAMNAVYLDENGRSQTMIMGCYGIGVSRLMAAIAEQFADENGLVWPAAVAPFDVHLISVNAKNDEQRQLADEWYEKLGQAGFEVLYDDRPERAGVKFADSDLIGIPIRVTVGKRASEGIVEVKVRQTGEAMEVSVNELIDTIRRLLK
- the nusA gene encoding transcription termination factor NusA, with protein sequence MNTQLLDALADIIREKGISKEVVMEAIEAAIISAYKRNFGQAQNVRVDLNMETGTIRVFARKDVVEEVNDPRLEISLEEAQRINPNYQVGDVVELEVTPKDFGRIAAQTAKQVVTQRVREAERNVIYAEFLDREEDIMTGIVQRVDPRFVYVSLGKTEALLPASEQMPNETYKPHDRIKVYITKVEKTTKGPQIFVSRTHPGLLKRLFELEVPEIYDGTVEIKSIAREAGDRSKISVHSDNPEVDPVGACVGPKGQRVQAIVEELHGEKIDIVRWSADPVEFVANALSPAKVLRVIVNEAQKATTVIVPDYQLSLAIGKRGQNARLAAKLTNWKIDIKSESEAREMGIDPYAQSTLLDSEAMPVDNENDSNQSFDLQEEIE
- the rimP gene encoding ribosome maturation factor RimP, with amino-acid sequence MSKKVTEIVEELVTPILADMNLELVDIEYVKEGKNWFLRVFIDSDGGVDIEQCGIVSEKLSEKLDEVDPIPHNYFLEVSSPGAERPLKNAKDFTRAIGKNVYIKTYEPIEGEKEFEGELTGFDGTTVSITVKDRARKKTVDIPYEKVASARLAVIFF
- a CDS encoding YlxQ family RNA-binding protein, which translates into the protein MGNERWASLLGLANRAGKVISGEELTVKEIRSGKAKLVLLAEDASENTAKKITDKCSSYGVPLRKVSDRYTLGHAIGKDARVVVAVMDEGFANKLRTMLDRSLWG
- the rseP gene encoding RIP metalloprotease RseP; this translates as METIIAFVVIFGALVFFHELGHLIFAKRAGILCREFAIGFGPKVFSFKKNETVYTIRLLPLGGFVRMAGEDPETVEVKPGQVVGLELDRKGNVDKIIINHKDDYPNARIIEVEDADLEHRMYITGYVDGNEDRLERFAVNEPAFFVVDHQEIQIAPYHRQFVAKTLGQRAMTIFAGPLMNFVLAFAVFLIIGLLQGYPVDKPIIGELTEKGAAKDAGLRQGDVVLSIDGEPVKTWTQIVNIIRAHPEEKLLFKIQRDGKVMDIAVTPEAKTVQGETIGLIGVYGPMEKSVFGSLKQGTLETYYWTKEILVGLGQLITGQFKLDMLSGPVGIAVSTGKVAESGIYYLMKWGAILSINLGIVNLLPLPALDGGRLLFFAIEALRGEPIDRQKEGMVHFIGFALLMLLMLVVTWNDIQKFFL